Proteins from a single region of Hypomesus transpacificus isolate Combined female chromosome 9, fHypTra1, whole genome shotgun sequence:
- the mrps16 gene encoding 28S ribosomal protein S16, mitochondrial, whose product MVHLSSILLKKYHGGHVAIRLALAGHKQVNRPFYRIVAAYNKRARDSKYIEQLGTYDPLPNIYNEKLVSFNFDRIKYWIGCGAHPSKPVAKLLGLAGFFPLHPMTVTEAERRLAQAQLTETTDAAEGAEKQLEL is encoded by the exons TACCACGGTGGACATGTCGCAATTAGGCTGGCACTGGCTGGGCACAAACAGGTTAACCGACCGTTTTACCGCATCGTGGCTGCTTACAACAAGCGGGCACGTGACAGCAAGTACATAGAACAGTTGGGCACTTACGACCCCCTTCCGAACATATATAACGAGAAACTGGTCAGTTTCAACTTTGACAGAATCAAGTACTGGATTGGGTGTGGTGCACATCCATCAAAGCCTGTGGCGAAACTGCTTG GGCTGGCAGGGTTTTTCCCTCTGCACCCCATGACCGTGACTGAGGCAGAGCGCCGCCTGGCCCAGGCCCAGCTCACAGAGACCACAGATGCAGCTGAGGGAGCAGAAAAGCAGCTGGAGCTCTGA